One Trichormus variabilis 0441 genomic window, GCCAAAACACCACCTTAGATGAAGGTGATGTAGTGCGAATTTTACGCCGTTCTTTGGATTTATTATCCCAAATACCCCACGTTCCTAATTTGCCTGATGTTTTACAGCGTAATGCCTACCGTGCCATGCAACTGATTGATCGATTCCCGGTGAATGAAGTTGTGGAATAGGAAATGGGAACTTGTAACAAAAGTTATTTCTTTGTGAATAATGGGAAATGAAGAAAAGGGAATTGTAGAAACTAAGAACGAAGTTATTTTTCTACGCCGAGGTGAATTGTGAACCCATCTCTTCCAGCCATTGCTACCACCTTAGCTTTACTACTGGGATATTCAGCTAACCCAGTAGTTGCACTACCAACTAACAATCATCAAAACCTGACCATAGCCCAAACACCACAGTTAACAGATACCTTAATTGTCCCAGGGGAAAGGGTCGGCCCAGTGACACGCAAAACTACTAGGAGAGATTTAGCCAAAACTTTCGGCGCATCCCGCTTGGTTGATAAAACTATTGCTGGTGCTGAAGGTATAGGTAGTTTTGCTGCTACCCAAGTAAATCTCAGTCGTGGGCGCTCATTTTTGGTGGTCTGGAGCGATAAAACTCGGACGAAACCCTCAGATGTGCGCGAATTGGGTAGTGCATGGAAAACTCGTGAAGGTATTGGAGTCGGAACTCCTTGGAGTGAGTTACGCAATAAGTTAGGTAACTTTAAACTATATGGACTGGGTTGGGACTACGGCGGTACAGTTTTGTTAGAAAGTAGCAAGTTATCACGCTACCAAGGAAAATTGCTTGTACGGGTAGATGCGGCTACCAATGCTAGTGAGAGATATCCTAAGGACTACCAAGCAGTTTTAGGAGATAGTACTTTCTCTTCTAGCGATCGCCACTGGAAACCTTTAGGGATGAAAGTATCACAGTTAATTGTTATCCTCAATCCCAATTAATAAAACTGGCCAATACCTAAATCACTAGGTGATCCAAATTATCCCATTTTCCCCTACCTGATGGAAAAGTAGGCGATCGCTCTCACTTCTTACAGGCGCTATACATGAATGCTTATGTATTTGTAGCTATTTGACCAAAAATTTACCTGCTCTTAACTTAATTAATAGATTTAATGGGAAGATATACAGATAGCTAATTTGTAAAGAAAACTTTAATAATATCAAGTCCTTACTAGGTAAGACTTTTAGCGAATAGGCGCTTTATTAGCCCAAATCACTGAACTCTTACAACACAACTACTTTACTTACGTTTACAAATTAGCTTTCGATGTCTACCCTAAATCAAATAATAATGGTTAATTTTAGTGTAGCTATATGTACTTACAACGGAGCTAGCCGCTTACCCCTAGTTCTAAATAAGCTTAAAGAGCAAATTAATACAGAACACTTTACATGGGAAGTTATTGTTATCGACAATAACAGCACAGATAACACATCACAAGTTGTACTTGAGTTCCAAGCAAACTGGCCTCTATTCTGCACTCTTAAATATTTTTTTGAACCAAAGCAAGGTTTAGCCTATGCCAGACAAAGCGCAGTAGAAAAAGCCAGAGGTGAATTTATTGGATTTCTCGACGATGATAATCTACCAACTGTAGATTGGGTAGCGTCTGCCTACGATTTTGGTTGTAAACATCCTCAAGCAGGCGCATATGGTGGTCGTATTCAAGCTAATTTTGAAAATAATCCTCCCCAGGACTTTAAAAAATTAGCATTGTTTCTCGCAGTGATTGATCGTGGAGCAAATGCTTATATTTACGAACGACGTAAAGGTGTACTTCCACCAGCAGCAGGATTAGTAGTTCGTAGAGAAGTCTGGTTAGAAAATGTACCTAGCCAACTATTCTTAGTCGGTAGAGTTAAAAAATCTATGCTTGCAAGCGAAGATTTAGAAGCGCTCGTATATATCCAAAATGCTGGTTGGGAAATTTGGTATAATCCCGCAATGCTTATGTATCATGAAATACCTCACTGGCGACTAGAAAAAAATTATCTAATATCGTTAGTGCGTGGTATTGGATTAGCGAGACACCACATCCGTATGCTGCGTCTGCAATCCTGGCAAAGACCATTGTTTTTTATCATCTACTTAATCAGTGATGTCAGGCGTTTAATGATTCATTTATGGAAGCATAAAGAGAATATTAACGATAATTTAGTTACAAGTTGTGAGTTAGAGTTTCTTTTAAGTAGCCTTGTTAGTCCATTTTATCTTTTATGGATACATAAAAACAAGGAAAAAAGTTATTCTTAATGTATGCACTTGCTTGTTAAGGGTTACAGCAGTCTTGTTTTCTCAAGAAAAAAGATTGAATTCATAAAGGCAGCCCTTGACAAGCAAGATATTAGTGCAAATGTTTGATTTTTTTAGATCTACTTGTTTAGACAAACAATATCATAGGGTTTCTGGAATTAGATAATTATGTTCTTTCCCAGAACGGATATACCTAAATAAGCTGGCTTTATGTTGTCTAAGTTTCATGGAATAAATGCAGCAGAGTTTATAGAAAAATAAGATTTTTTGGCACCTTTAAATTAGGCGAATCTGTAGAAAAGTTTTTTGAACATAATAAAATAACAAGTTAAAATATGATGAGTCTCTCTAGCGCAGAAACCATTAGAGCATCTCTTCACAATGCTTTAGGAAAAAT contains:
- the hpsE gene encoding hormogonium polysaccharide biosynthesis glycosyltransferase HpsE, yielding MVNFSVAICTYNGASRLPLVLNKLKEQINTEHFTWEVIVIDNNSTDNTSQVVLEFQANWPLFCTLKYFFEPKQGLAYARQSAVEKARGEFIGFLDDDNLPTVDWVASAYDFGCKHPQAGAYGGRIQANFENNPPQDFKKLALFLAVIDRGANAYIYERRKGVLPPAAGLVVRREVWLENVPSQLFLVGRVKKSMLASEDLEALVYIQNAGWEIWYNPAMLMYHEIPHWRLEKNYLISLVRGIGLARHHIRMLRLQSWQRPLFFIIYLISDVRRLMIHLWKHKENINDNLVTSCELEFLLSSLVSPFYLLWIHKNKEKSYS